From the genome of Desulfuromonas sp., one region includes:
- the rpsL gene encoding 30S ribosomal protein S12: protein MPTINQLIRKGRERKVKKSTAPALQSNPQKRGVCTRVYTTTPKKPNSALRKVARVRLTNGIVVTSYIPGVGHNLQEHSVVLIRGGRVKDLPGVRYHIVRGVLDLAGVQDRRQARSKYGAKRPK from the coding sequence ATGCCGACGATTAATCAGTTGATCCGAAAGGGACGGGAGAGGAAGGTGAAGAAATCCACCGCTCCTGCGCTTCAGAGCAATCCTCAGAAGCGCGGGGTCTGCACCCGTGTGTACACAACCACTCCCAAGAAGCCTAACTCCGCTTTGCGTAAGGTGGCCCGTGTGCGTCTCACTAACGGCATTGTGGTAACCTCCTACATTCCCGGGGTGGGGCACAACCTGCAGGAGCACTCCGTGGTGCTGATCCGCGGCGGCCGAGTCAAGGACCTTCCCGGTGTGCGTTACCACATCGTTCGTGGCGTCCTCGACCTGGCGGGCGTTCAGGACCGCAGGCAGGCTCGTTCCAAGTACGGGGCCAAGAGGCCGAAATAA
- the rpoC gene encoding DNA-directed RNA polymerase subunit beta', with the protein MEDIFSLFERPKDPLNFNAIRLSLTSPEKIRERSFGEVKKPETINYRTFKPERDGLFCAKIFGPTKDYECNCGKYKRMKHRGIVCEKCGVEVIPSKVRRERLGHIDLACPVAHIWFLKSLPSRIGTLLDMTLKELERILYFEAYVVLDAGDAPLMEGQILTEDKYREAMEEHAGQFTASMGAEAIRELLEGIGLEELSLTLRAEMKEAASQAKRQKVSKRLKVVEAFKQSGNRPEWMILETIPVLPPELRPLVPLDGGRFATSDLNDLYRRVINRNNRLKRLIELRAPEVIIRNEKRMLPESVDALFDNGRRGRAITGPNKRPLKSLSDMLKGKGGRFRQNLLGKRVDYSGRSVIVVGPELKLHQCGLPKKMALELLKPFIYNKLEERGYCTTIKSAKKLVEKEKPEVWDVLDEVIKEHPVMLNRAPTLHRLGIQAFEPVLIEGKAIQLHPLVCTAFNADFDGDQMAVHLPLSIESQIEARVLMMSTNNILSPAHGKPIIVPSQDMVLGIYYMTRDRAFVQGEGKIFASPEEVRIAYDAGAIDLQAKIKVRMVTAESGDPELVETTVGRILLREVVPVSIPFEYINRVMAKKQVADLIDASFRLAGNKETVILADRLKETGYRFSTLAGISICLDDMVIPENKQEYIDKAVEEVKEIQSQYTEGLITDGERYNKVIDIWAKCTEDIAQTMLGNLSVDEVTDPATVDSKKPKTVKLPSFNAIHMMADSGARGSAQQIRQLAGMRGLMAKPSGEIIETPITANFREGLTVLQYFISTHGARKGLADTALKTANSGYLTRRLVDVAQDAIITEHDCGTLDGILVSSLTEGGEVIEPLGDRILGRSALEDVEDPVTGEVLVEGNQEITEDLVKKIEDAGLEKLRIRSVLTCQSRRGICATCYGRDLARGHLVNLGEAVGVIAAQSIGEPGTQLTMRTFHIGGTASRRAEQTSLEARFEGTLQYINLNTVMDNQGFHVVMNRNGEVAVVDETGRERERYGVVYGARLRIGLDGEVKTGDLIAEWDPYTLPILTEIPGEVRFGDIIEGVTMEEQLDERTGLSTKVIIESKDPSKRPRITLKDSEGKTAKLPNGAPARYMLPVGANIVMAEDELATAGDVLAKIPRETTKTKDITGGLPRVAELFEARKPKEFAVISEIDGAVSFGKDSKGKRKVVVTPELGEPKEYLIPKGKHISVHEGDHIKAGEPLMDGSSNPHDILRVLGEKELAKYLVDEVQEVYRLQGVKINDKHIETIVRQMLRRVRVKEVGDTRFLIDDQVERWQFEVENQRALAEDGQPAVGEPLMLGITKASLSTESFISAASFQETTKVLTQAAIEGKVDYLRGLKENVIMGRLIPAGTGISKYRGAKLLIEEPEELPEPLEVLEEEVGEEVPEGETSAETALE; encoded by the coding sequence TTGGAAGATATTTTTAGTCTGTTCGAGCGGCCGAAGGATCCCCTGAATTTCAACGCGATCCGGCTCTCCCTGACCTCGCCGGAGAAGATTAGGGAGCGTTCTTTCGGAGAGGTCAAGAAGCCCGAGACCATCAACTACCGCACCTTCAAGCCGGAGCGCGACGGGCTTTTCTGCGCGAAAATTTTCGGCCCCACCAAGGACTACGAGTGCAACTGCGGCAAGTACAAGCGCATGAAGCACCGCGGCATTGTCTGCGAGAAATGCGGGGTCGAGGTTATTCCCAGCAAGGTCCGCCGGGAGCGCCTTGGACACATCGACCTGGCCTGCCCCGTGGCCCACATCTGGTTTCTCAAGTCCCTCCCTTCACGGATCGGGACTCTGCTCGACATGACCCTCAAGGAGCTGGAGAGGATTCTCTACTTCGAGGCCTACGTGGTTCTCGATGCGGGCGACGCCCCCCTGATGGAGGGGCAGATCCTCACCGAGGACAAGTACCGTGAGGCCATGGAGGAGCATGCCGGCCAGTTCACCGCGAGCATGGGCGCCGAGGCAATCCGCGAACTCCTCGAGGGCATCGGCCTCGAGGAATTGTCCCTGACCTTGCGCGCCGAGATGAAGGAGGCCGCCAGCCAGGCCAAGCGCCAGAAGGTCTCCAAGCGGCTCAAGGTGGTCGAGGCCTTCAAACAGAGCGGCAACCGCCCCGAGTGGATGATCCTCGAGACCATCCCGGTGCTGCCGCCCGAACTGCGGCCCCTGGTTCCCTTGGACGGCGGACGGTTCGCCACCAGCGACCTGAACGACCTCTACCGCCGGGTCATCAACCGCAACAACCGTCTCAAGCGTCTTATCGAGCTGCGCGCCCCTGAGGTTATCATCCGCAACGAGAAGCGGATGCTCCCGGAGTCGGTCGATGCTCTGTTCGACAACGGTCGGCGCGGCCGGGCCATCACCGGCCCCAACAAACGCCCCCTGAAGTCCCTTTCGGATATGCTCAAGGGAAAGGGCGGCCGCTTTCGTCAGAACCTTCTCGGAAAGCGTGTCGATTATTCGGGCCGTTCGGTTATCGTCGTCGGTCCCGAACTCAAACTGCATCAGTGCGGACTGCCCAAGAAGATGGCTCTCGAGCTGTTAAAGCCCTTTATCTACAACAAACTTGAGGAGCGGGGCTACTGCACCACCATAAAGAGCGCCAAGAAACTGGTGGAAAAAGAGAAGCCCGAGGTCTGGGACGTGCTCGACGAGGTCATCAAGGAGCACCCCGTCATGCTCAACCGGGCGCCGACCCTGCACCGTCTCGGCATCCAGGCCTTCGAGCCTGTGCTGATCGAGGGCAAGGCGATTCAGCTGCACCCCCTCGTCTGCACCGCTTTCAACGCCGACTTCGACGGTGACCAGATGGCGGTTCATCTGCCCCTGTCGATCGAGAGCCAGATCGAGGCCCGGGTGCTGATGATGTCCACCAACAACATCCTCTCCCCGGCCCACGGCAAACCGATCATTGTTCCTTCGCAGGACATGGTCCTCGGCATTTATTACATGACCAGGGACCGGGCTTTCGTTCAGGGCGAGGGAAAGATTTTCGCATCCCCGGAAGAAGTGCGCATTGCCTACGACGCCGGGGCGATCGACCTGCAAGCCAAAATCAAGGTTCGCATGGTGACGGCGGAGAGTGGAGATCCGGAACTCGTGGAAACCACCGTGGGGCGGATTCTGCTCCGGGAGGTTGTGCCCGTATCCATCCCCTTTGAGTACATCAACCGGGTGATGGCCAAGAAGCAGGTAGCCGACCTGATCGATGCCAGCTTCCGTCTCGCCGGAAACAAGGAGACGGTCATCCTCGCCGACAGGCTCAAGGAGACCGGCTACCGTTTCTCCACCCTGGCGGGTATCTCCATCTGCCTCGACGACATGGTCATTCCTGAGAACAAGCAGGAATACATCGACAAGGCGGTCGAGGAAGTCAAGGAGATTCAGAGCCAGTATACCGAGGGTCTGATCACCGACGGCGAACGCTACAACAAAGTTATCGACATCTGGGCCAAGTGCACAGAGGACATCGCCCAGACCATGCTCGGAAACCTTTCGGTTGACGAGGTGACCGATCCGGCTACGGTCGATTCCAAAAAGCCCAAGACCGTAAAGCTCCCCTCCTTCAACGCCATCCACATGATGGCCGATTCGGGAGCCCGAGGCAGCGCCCAGCAGATCCGTCAGCTCGCCGGGATGCGTGGTCTCATGGCCAAGCCTTCCGGTGAGATCATCGAGACGCCCATTACCGCGAACTTCCGCGAGGGGTTGACCGTACTGCAGTACTTCATCTCCACCCACGGCGCCCGAAAGGGTCTCGCCGATACCGCGCTGAAGACGGCCAACTCCGGTTACCTGACCCGTCGCCTCGTCGACGTGGCCCAGGACGCCATCATCACCGAGCATGACTGCGGCACCCTGGACGGTATCCTCGTCTCCTCGCTCACCGAAGGCGGGGAGGTCATCGAGCCCCTTGGAGACCGTATCCTCGGCCGCTCGGCCCTTGAGGATGTCGAGGATCCGGTGACCGGCGAGGTGCTGGTGGAGGGCAACCAGGAGATCACCGAGGATTTGGTCAAGAAGATCGAGGATGCCGGGCTCGAAAAGCTCCGGATCCGTTCGGTCCTTACTTGCCAGAGCCGCCGTGGTATCTGCGCAACCTGCTACGGCCGCGACCTGGCCCGCGGGCACTTGGTCAATCTCGGCGAAGCGGTCGGGGTTATCGCCGCCCAGTCGATTGGCGAGCCCGGCACCCAGTTGACCATGCGGACCTTCCATATCGGCGGGACCGCTTCCCGGCGCGCCGAGCAGACCTCCCTCGAGGCCCGTTTTGAAGGTACCCTCCAATACATCAACCTGAACACCGTTATGGACAACCAGGGCTTCCACGTGGTGATGAACCGCAACGGGGAGGTCGCGGTGGTCGACGAAACAGGCCGCGAGCGCGAGCGCTACGGCGTTGTTTACGGTGCCCGGCTTCGGATCGGACTCGACGGGGAGGTCAAAACCGGAGACCTGATCGCCGAATGGGACCCGTACACCCTGCCCATCCTGACGGAGATTCCCGGTGAGGTGCGTTTCGGCGACATCATCGAGGGGGTCACCATGGAGGAGCAGCTGGACGAACGGACCGGTCTCTCCACCAAAGTGATCATCGAGTCGAAGGATCCCAGCAAGCGTCCCCGGATCACCCTCAAGGACTCCGAAGGCAAGACGGCCAAGCTGCCCAACGGTGCTCCGGCCCGCTACATGCTCCCCGTGGGGGCCAACATCGTGATGGCCGAGGATGAGCTGGCCACAGCCGGCGACGTGCTGGCCAAGATCCCCCGTGAGACGACAAAGACCAAGGACATCACCGGTGGTTTGCCGCGGGTCGCGGAGCTTTTCGAGGCCCGCAAGCCCAAGGAGTTCGCGGTTATCTCCGAGATCGACGGCGCCGTCTCCTTCGGCAAGGATTCGAAGGGCAAGCGCAAGGTCGTGGTCACTCCCGAACTCGGTGAGCCCAAGGAGTACCTCATCCCCAAGGGCAAGCACATCAGCGTTCACGAGGGGGACCATATAAAGGCGGGCGAGCCTCTCATGGACGGGTCCAGCAACCCCCACGACATCCTCCGGGTGTTGGGCGAGAAGGAGCTGGCCAAGTACCTGGTGGACGAGGTTCAGGAGGTCTACCGCCTCCAGGGCGTCAAGATCAACGACAAGCACATCGAAACCATTGTTCGGCAGATGCTTCGCCGGGTGCGGGTCAAGGAGGTGGGGGACACCCGCTTCCTGATCGACGACCAGGTCGAGCGCTGGCAGTTCGAGGTGGAGAACCAGCGGGCTCTTGCCGAGGACGGTCAGCCCGCGGTGGGCGAGCCGCTCATGCTCGGTATCACAAAGGCTTCTCTTTCTACCGAATCGTTCATCTCCGCGGCCTCTTTCCAGGAGACTACCAAGGTGCTCACCCAGGCCGCCATCGAGGGCAAGGTCGACTACCTGCGGGGACTCAAGGAGAACGTCATTATGGGCCGCCTCATCCCCGCCGGCACCGGGATATCTAAGTACCGTGGGGCCAAGCTTTTGATCGAGGAGCCCGAGGAGCTTCCGGAGCCGCTCGAGGTCCTCGAAGAGGAGGTGGGCGAGGAGGTTCCGGAGGGTGAAACGTCCGCTGAGACGGCCCTCGAATAG
- the rpoB gene encoding DNA-directed RNA polymerase subunit beta, whose translation MAYSIANNQLLRKHFAEIQKIIDIPNLIDIQKNSYQRFLQAELPPSARQNIGLEAVFRSVFPIRDFSDTCSLEYVSYTLGTPKYDVDECHQRGMTFAAPVKVRVRLVSWDVDKESGVQSIRDIKEQEVYFGEIPLMTQNGTFIINGTERVIVSQLHRSPGVFFDHDKGKTHSSGKILYNARVIPYRGSWLDFDFDHKDLLYVRIDRRRKLPATVLLKALGYSAEELLNYYYDIEEIVYGEDGYKKRVNLELLAGQRASMDVVAADGEVIVKANRKFTKAAIRKLGEKKVEFIPVPEEDVVGKITSSDIVDIATGEVMVECNEELTVSHLEEMRTRGINTIPVLFIDNLYVGPYLRDTLLLDKTSSQQDGIIEIYRRLRPGDPPTVRSATALFESLFFNAERYDLSAVGRLKLNYKLGLETPLEHTTLTKEDILEVVRYLIDLRNGKGAIDDIDHLGNRRVRAVGELLENQYRVGLVRMERAIKERMSLQEVDSLMPHDLINSKPVSAVVKEFFGSSQLSQFMDQTNPLSEITHKRRLSALGPGGLTRERAGFEVRDVHPTHYGRVCPIETPEGPNIGLIASLSTYARINEHGFVETPYRLVKDGLVTKDIRYFSALEEEGHAIAQANAPLDEKGCFVNELVNARKTGEFMLMNREDIELMDVSPKQLVSVAAALIPFLENDDANRALMGSNMQRQAVPLLRADAPLVGTGMERIVAHDSGAAVVARHNGVVESVDAARIVVKIDEGEVDETGTGVDIYNLTKFIRSNQNTCLNQKPICQIGDKVNRGEIIADGPSTQWGELALGQNVLVAFMPWHGYNFEDSILISEKLVKEDRYTSIHIEEFECVARDTKLGKEEITNDIPNLGEDALADLDESGIIRIGAEVQPGDILVGKITPKGETQLSPEEKLLRAIFGEKAGDVRDTSLRVPPGVEGVVIGARVFSRKGADKDSRTETIEKAEIDKLLKDQNDEIQIIRTSAKGKIQALLVGQTPAVEVVDESGATLLAKGKKATAATLAKVPFSRWKEISLAKAEEVEEKVADVFARLGDREELIKGVFSDKIEKLKRGDDLPPGVIKMVKVYIAIKRKLQVGDKMAGRHGNKGVLSRILPQEDMPYMADGTPVEIVLNPLGVPSRMNVGQILETHLGLGARGLGMQIQESLDQQFGPDALKKKIKDAYQTKELDKFIDGLGEDEVMTLARRLSKGVPMASPVFEGVVEDQIKEVMDRAGFSSSGQMTLHDGKTGDAFKEKVTVGIMYMLKLHHLVDDKIHARSIGPYSLVTQQPLGGKAQFGGQRLGEMEVWAMEAYGAAHALQEFLTVKSDDVAGRTRMYEAIVKGKHTLEAGLPESFNVLVKELQSLCLDVELLEEEED comes from the coding sequence ATGGCTTATTCGATCGCGAATAACCAGCTGCTGAGGAAACACTTTGCCGAGATCCAAAAGATCATCGACATTCCCAACCTCATCGATATCCAAAAGAATTCCTACCAGCGTTTCCTCCAGGCGGAGCTTCCTCCTTCGGCACGGCAGAACATCGGCCTCGAGGCCGTCTTCCGCTCTGTCTTCCCGATCCGCGATTTCAGCGATACCTGTTCTCTCGAGTATGTTTCCTATACTCTGGGGACCCCCAAATACGACGTCGACGAGTGCCACCAGAGGGGCATGACCTTTGCCGCCCCCGTGAAGGTGCGGGTCCGCCTGGTCTCCTGGGACGTGGACAAGGAGTCAGGCGTCCAGTCCATCCGGGACATCAAGGAGCAGGAGGTCTACTTCGGCGAGATCCCGCTGATGACCCAAAACGGCACCTTTATCATTAATGGGACAGAAAGAGTCATCGTCAGCCAGCTGCACCGTTCTCCCGGGGTCTTTTTCGACCACGACAAGGGGAAGACCCACTCCAGCGGGAAGATCCTTTACAACGCCCGGGTCATTCCCTACCGGGGCTCTTGGCTCGACTTCGACTTTGACCATAAAGACCTTCTCTATGTGCGCATCGACCGGCGCCGCAAGCTCCCCGCCACCGTTCTCCTGAAGGCCCTGGGGTACAGCGCCGAGGAATTGCTCAACTACTATTACGACATCGAGGAGATCGTCTACGGCGAGGATGGCTACAAGAAGCGCGTCAACCTCGAACTGCTCGCCGGGCAAAGAGCGAGCATGGACGTGGTGGCTGCTGACGGCGAGGTGATCGTCAAGGCCAACCGGAAGTTCACGAAGGCTGCGATCCGCAAGCTGGGCGAGAAGAAGGTGGAGTTCATTCCCGTCCCCGAGGAGGATGTCGTCGGAAAGATCACGTCCTCCGACATCGTTGACATCGCCACCGGCGAGGTCATGGTCGAGTGCAACGAGGAGTTGACGGTCTCTCACCTGGAAGAGATGCGCACGCGGGGGATCAACACCATCCCCGTGCTCTTCATCGACAACCTCTACGTGGGGCCCTATCTCCGCGACACCCTTCTGCTGGACAAGACCTCTTCCCAGCAGGATGGCATTATCGAGATCTACCGGCGCCTGCGCCCCGGCGACCCGCCGACGGTGCGCAGCGCTACGGCTCTTTTCGAAAGCCTCTTCTTCAATGCCGAGCGCTATGATCTTTCGGCGGTGGGCCGGCTCAAGCTCAATTACAAGCTGGGGCTGGAAACTCCCCTGGAGCACACGACCCTGACGAAGGAGGACATTCTCGAGGTCGTGCGTTATCTCATCGATCTGCGCAACGGCAAGGGGGCGATCGACGACATCGATCATCTCGGCAACCGCCGGGTCCGCGCCGTCGGCGAACTTCTCGAGAACCAGTACCGGGTCGGCCTTGTGCGCATGGAGAGGGCCATCAAGGAGCGCATGAGCCTGCAGGAGGTCGACAGCCTCATGCCCCACGACCTGATCAACTCCAAACCGGTTTCCGCCGTGGTCAAGGAGTTTTTCGGTTCCTCCCAGCTCTCCCAGTTCATGGACCAGACCAACCCCCTGTCCGAGATCACCCACAAGCGGCGCCTTTCTGCCCTGGGCCCCGGGGGACTGACCCGGGAGCGGGCCGGTTTCGAGGTGCGAGACGTGCACCCCACCCACTACGGCCGGGTCTGCCCCATCGAGACCCCCGAGGGTCCGAACATCGGTCTCATCGCCTCCCTCTCCACCTACGCCCGGATCAACGAGCACGGCTTTGTCGAGACCCCCTACCGCCTCGTGAAGGACGGTCTGGTCACCAAAGACATTCGCTACTTCTCAGCCCTGGAGGAGGAGGGGCACGCGATCGCCCAGGCCAACGCGCCTCTGGACGAGAAGGGCTGCTTCGTCAACGAACTGGTCAACGCCCGGAAGACCGGGGAATTCATGCTGATGAACCGGGAGGACATCGAGTTGATGGACGTCTCTCCCAAGCAGCTCGTTTCGGTGGCCGCGGCGCTCATCCCCTTCCTGGAGAATGACGACGCCAACCGCGCCCTGATGGGTTCGAACATGCAGCGCCAGGCCGTTCCCCTGCTGCGGGCCGACGCGCCCCTGGTCGGCACCGGCATGGAGCGCATCGTGGCCCACGACTCAGGGGCTGCGGTGGTCGCTCGTCACAACGGCGTGGTCGAGAGCGTTGACGCCGCCCGCATCGTGGTCAAGATCGACGAGGGAGAGGTGGACGAAACCGGCACCGGGGTGGACATCTACAATCTGACCAAGTTCATCCGGTCCAACCAGAATACCTGCCTCAACCAGAAGCCGATCTGCCAGATCGGCGACAAGGTCAACCGCGGCGAAATCATCGCCGACGGCCCTTCCACCCAGTGGGGGGAGCTGGCCTTGGGGCAGAACGTGCTGGTCGCTTTCATGCCCTGGCATGGCTACAACTTCGAGGACTCCATCCTCATCTCCGAGAAACTCGTCAAGGAGGACCGCTACACCTCCATCCATATCGAGGAGTTCGAGTGCGTCGCCCGTGACACCAAGCTGGGCAAGGAAGAGATCACCAACGACATTCCCAACCTGGGGGAGGACGCCCTGGCCGATCTTGACGAGAGCGGGATCATCCGTATCGGCGCCGAGGTTCAGCCCGGGGACATCCTGGTCGGCAAGATCACGCCCAAGGGGGAGACCCAGCTTTCTCCCGAGGAGAAGCTGTTGCGGGCCATTTTCGGGGAAAAAGCCGGCGATGTCCGGGACACGTCCCTGAGAGTTCCTCCCGGAGTCGAGGGTGTCGTGATCGGGGCCCGGGTCTTCTCCCGCAAGGGGGCAGACAAGGACAGCCGGACGGAGACCATCGAAAAGGCCGAGATCGACAAGCTGCTCAAGGACCAGAACGACGAGATCCAGATCATCCGCACTTCGGCCAAGGGGAAGATCCAGGCTCTGCTCGTTGGACAGACCCCGGCGGTTGAGGTGGTGGACGAGTCCGGCGCCACCCTCCTTGCCAAGGGCAAGAAGGCCACCGCCGCCACCCTGGCCAAGGTTCCCTTCTCGCGCTGGAAGGAAATCTCCCTGGCCAAGGCCGAGGAGGTTGAGGAGAAGGTTGCCGACGTCTTCGCCCGGCTCGGCGATCGGGAGGAGCTCATCAAGGGGGTCTTCTCCGACAAGATCGAGAAGCTCAAGCGCGGCGACGACCTGCCTCCCGGGGTCATCAAAATGGTCAAGGTCTATATCGCCATCAAGCGCAAGCTCCAGGTCGGCGACAAGATGGCAGGCCGCCACGGCAACAAGGGTGTGCTCTCGCGCATCCTGCCCCAGGAGGACATGCCTTACATGGCCGACGGCACGCCCGTCGAGATTGTCCTCAACCCCCTGGGCGTCCCCTCGCGTATGAACGTCGGGCAGATCCTCGAGACGCACCTTGGCCTCGGCGCCCGCGGCCTGGGGATGCAGATCCAGGAGTCGCTGGACCAGCAGTTCGGTCCCGACGCCCTGAAAAAGAAGATCAAAGACGCCTACCAGACCAAGGAACTCGACAAGTTCATCGACGGCCTTGGCGAGGATGAGGTGATGACTCTGGCGCGGCGACTCTCCAAGGGGGTGCCCATGGCTTCCCCGGTGTTCGAGGGGGTCGTCGAGGACCAGATCAAGGAAGTTATGGACCGCGCCGGCTTCTCCTCCAGCGGGCAGATGACCCTTCACGACGGCAAGACCGGCGATGCCTTCAAGGAGAAGGTGACCGTCGGGATCATGTACATGCTCAAGCTGCACCATCTTGTCGACGACAAGATCCACGCTCGAAGCATCGGTCCGTACAGCCTGGTTACCCAGCAGCCGCTGGGAGGCAAGGCCCAGTTCGGCGGCCAGCGGCTCGGGGAGATGGAGGTCTGGGCCATGGAGGCTTACGGTGCCGCCCACGCCCTGCAGGAATTCCTTACCGTCAAATCCGACGACGTGGCCGGGCGGACCCGGATGTATGAGGCGATCGTCAAGGGCAAGCACACCCTGGAGGCCGGCCTGCCCGAGTCCTTCAACGTGCTGGTCAAGGAGCTGCAGTCGCTGTGCCTCGACGTGGAGCTTCTCGAAGAGGAAGAGGACTAG
- the rplL gene encoding 50S ribosomal protein L7/L12: MADITKEQVIEFIENMSVLELAELVKELEDKFGVSAAAPVAMAAAPGAAAPAAEEKDEFDVVLTGPGDKKINVIKVVRAVTGLGLKEAKELVDGAPNAVKEALPKAEAEELKKQLEEAGASVELK; encoded by the coding sequence ATGGCCGACATCACCAAAGAGCAGGTTATCGAGTTTATCGAAAACATGAGCGTCCTTGAACTGGCTGAGCTGGTTAAGGAACTTGAAGACAAGTTCGGCGTCTCTGCCGCCGCCCCCGTTGCCATGGCTGCCGCTCCCGGCGCCGCCGCTCCTGCCGCCGAGGAAAAGGACGAGTTCGACGTCGTTCTGACTGGCCCCGGAGACAAGAAAATCAACGTCATCAAGGTGGTTCGCGCCGTCACCGGGCTTGGCCTCAAGGAAGCCAAGGAACTGGTCGACGGGGCTCCCAACGCCGTTAAAGAAGCTCTGCCCAAGGCCGAGGCCGAAGAGCTCAAGAAGCAGCTGGAGGAAGCTGGCGCTTCCGTGGAGCTCAAATAA
- the rplJ gene encoding 50S ribosomal protein L10 produces the protein MNKSSKEQVVAELAGKLAEAKAAFLADYRGLDVEQANKLRGELREAGVEFRVVKNTLLNLAAKGTASECLKDHFVGPTAIAIAAEDPVAPAKVLSEFAKASKTFELKAGMLDGGLLSLEDIKALAELPSREVLLAKMLGSINAPVSNFVGVLAAVPRSLVQVLGAIQDKKAA, from the coding sequence TTGAACAAAAGCAGCAAAGAACAAGTGGTGGCTGAACTGGCGGGTAAACTCGCCGAGGCCAAGGCGGCCTTTCTGGCCGACTACCGGGGACTCGATGTTGAGCAGGCCAACAAGCTCCGCGGTGAACTGCGCGAGGCCGGGGTCGAGTTTCGGGTTGTCAAGAACACTCTGCTGAACCTGGCCGCCAAGGGAACGGCATCCGAGTGCCTCAAGGACCATTTCGTCGGTCCCACGGCTATTGCCATTGCCGCCGAGGATCCCGTTGCGCCTGCCAAGGTGCTGAGCGAGTTCGCCAAGGCCAGCAAGACCTTCGAACTGAAGGCCGGCATGCTGGACGGCGGGCTTCTGTCGCTCGAGGACATCAAGGCCCTCGCCGAACTGCCCAGCCGCGAAGTCCTGCTCGCCAAGATGCTCGGTTCCATCAATGCGCCGGTCTCCAATTTCGTTGGCGTTCTCGCCGCGGTACCGCGCTCACTGGTTCAGGTGCTCGGCGCCATCCAGGACAAGAAAGCCGCCTAA
- the rplA gene encoding 50S ribosomal protein L1, translated as MATGKKFTTAKGKVDRTQVYSPEEGIALVKDSAFTKFDETVDVAVRLGVDPRKADQMVRGAVVLPNGLGKDVRVLVFAKGEKAQEATQAGADFVGGDDLVEKIKDGWFEFDTAIATPDMMGTVGKIGRMLGPRGLMPNPKVGTVTFDVGRAVQEAKSGKVTYRVEKAGIVHAPVGKVSFSPEKLQENLLSLMDALVKAKPSTSKGTYLKKVSISSTMGPGVNLDAAALQALVK; from the coding sequence ATGGCCACAGGAAAGAAATTCACTACAGCCAAGGGCAAGGTCGACCGGACTCAGGTGTACTCTCCCGAGGAAGGCATCGCCCTTGTCAAGGACTCTGCCTTTACCAAGTTCGACGAGACCGTGGACGTGGCGGTTCGTCTCGGGGTGGACCCTCGTAAAGCTGACCAGATGGTCCGGGGCGCTGTTGTCCTGCCCAATGGTCTGGGCAAGGACGTCCGTGTCCTGGTCTTCGCCAAAGGGGAGAAGGCCCAGGAAGCCACTCAGGCTGGGGCCGACTTCGTCGGCGGCGACGATCTGGTCGAGAAGATCAAGGATGGCTGGTTCGAGTTCGACACGGCCATCGCCACACCCGACATGATGGGCACCGTCGGCAAGATCGGCAGAATGCTCGGTCCCCGCGGCCTGATGCCTAACCCCAAGGTCGGCACCGTCACTTTCGACGTGGGCCGCGCCGTGCAGGAAGCCAAGTCGGGCAAGGTGACCTACCGGGTAGAGAAGGCGGGGATCGTCCATGCGCCTGTCGGAAAGGTCTCCTTTTCCCCCGAGAAACTCCAGGAGAACCTGCTCTCTCTGATGGATGCCCTGGTGAAGGCCAAACCCTCCACCTCCAAGGGCACCTATCTGAAGAAAGTCAGCATCTCCAGCACCATGGGGCCCGGCGTCAACCTTGACGCGGCCGCCCTTCAGGCGCTGGTGAAGTAA
- the rplK gene encoding 50S ribosomal protein L11, translating into MAKKVVGQIKLQIPAGKANPSPPVGPALGQHGVNIMEFCKAFNAKTQSQEGMIIPVVITVYADRSFSFITKTPPAAVLLLKAAKLEKGSGVPNKDKVGSVTKDQVLEIAKLKMPDLNAFNEDAAMRTIEGTARSMGIEVE; encoded by the coding sequence ATGGCCAAGAAGGTTGTTGGACAGATAAAGTTGCAGATCCCTGCCGGCAAGGCGAATCCCTCGCCTCCGGTCGGCCCCGCTCTGGGTCAGCACGGGGTCAACATCATGGAGTTCTGCAAGGCGTTCAACGCCAAGACCCAGAGTCAGGAAGGGATGATCATTCCCGTCGTCATTACCGTTTATGCCGACCGGTCATTCTCCTTCATCACCAAAACGCCCCCGGCGGCCGTCCTGTTGTTGAAGGCGGCCAAGCTTGAAAAAGGCTCCGGGGTGCCCAATAAGGACAAGGTGGGCTCGGTCACCAAGGACCAGGTGCTGGAGATCGCAAAGCTCAAGATGCCTGACCTCAATGCCTTCAATGAGGATGCGGCGATGCGAACCATCGAGGGTACCGCGCGCAGCATGGGCATCGAAGTCGAATAG